The Providencia rettgeri genome includes a window with the following:
- the hypD gene encoding Hydrogenase isoenzymes formation protein hypD — MQYVDEFRDPVLAKALLAHIHQRVNEIPQAKRRPLQLMEVCGGHTHAIFKFGIDQLLPAEIEFVHGPGCPVCVLPMGRIDGCIEIAQHPEVIFCTYGDAMRVPGEKGSLLDAKRNGADVRIVYSPLDALALAEQHPHRQVVFFGLGFETTMPSTAITLQQAKRRQLANFSVFCQHITIIPTLRSLLEQPDVRIDGFLAPGHVSMVIGAHPYQFITEDFHKPLVVTGFEPLDILQSLAMLVDQIADGRCEVENQYKRVVADEGNLLALKALEEVFELKQTSEWRGLGEIAGSGVQLTQAYQFFDAERRFQVQPHKVADDPQARCGEVLTGRCKPSECTLFGRRCTPQTAFGALMVSSEGACAAYYQYRREA; from the coding sequence ATGCAGTACGTCGATGAATTTCGCGACCCTGTTCTTGCAAAAGCGCTATTGGCGCATATTCATCAACGGGTGAATGAAATACCTCAAGCGAAACGACGTCCATTACAACTCATGGAAGTCTGTGGAGGCCATACCCACGCGATTTTTAAGTTTGGTATTGACCAGTTATTACCCGCTGAAATTGAATTTGTTCATGGGCCAGGTTGCCCTGTGTGCGTTTTACCAATGGGACGAATTGATGGCTGTATTGAAATTGCACAGCACCCAGAGGTTATCTTTTGTACTTATGGTGATGCAATGCGTGTGCCGGGCGAAAAGGGTTCTTTACTTGACGCCAAGCGTAATGGGGCGGATGTCCGCATCGTTTATTCGCCGCTAGATGCTTTGGCATTAGCAGAGCAGCATCCCCATCGCCAAGTGGTTTTCTTTGGCTTAGGCTTTGAAACCACCATGCCGAGTACTGCAATCACCTTGCAGCAAGCAAAACGCCGCCAACTAGCCAATTTTAGTGTTTTTTGCCAGCATATTACGATTATTCCCACCTTGCGTAGCTTACTCGAACAACCGGATGTGCGTATTGACGGTTTTTTAGCGCCGGGGCACGTGAGCATGGTGATTGGTGCGCATCCCTACCAGTTTATTACTGAAGATTTTCATAAACCCTTAGTAGTTACAGGATTTGAACCCTTAGATATTTTGCAGTCATTAGCCATGCTAGTTGACCAAATCGCCGATGGCCGTTGTGAGGTAGAAAACCAATATAAACGCGTTGTGGCAGATGAAGGCAACCTGTTAGCACTTAAGGCGCTAGAGGAAGTTTTTGAACTCAAACAAACCAGTGAGTGGCGCGGATTGGGGGAAATTGCAGGTTCAGGGGTTCAATTAACCCAAGCTTATCAATTTTTTGATGCCGAGAGGCGTTTTCAGGTACAGCCCCATAAAGTGGCGGATGACCCGCAAGCGCGCTGTGGTGAGGTTTTAACAGGGCGCTGTAAGCCCAGCGAATGTACGCTATTTGGGCGTCGTTGTACGCCACAAACTGCTTTTGGTGCATTAATGGTTTCTTCTGAAGGTGCCTGTGCAGCTTATTATCAATATCGTCGGGAGGCATAA
- the hypC gene encoding Hydrogenase isoenzymes formation protein hypC, which yields MCLGIPGKIVAVGEDIHQLAQVDVCGVKRDVNIGLICEGETTDLLGQWVLVHVGFAMSIINEEEAQSTLDALTAMSQLDHEVGDFSGLNAGATDAVRR from the coding sequence ATGTGCTTAGGTATTCCGGGCAAGATAGTTGCAGTTGGTGAAGATATTCACCAACTCGCTCAAGTGGATGTTTGTGGTGTAAAACGCGATGTTAATATAGGCCTAATTTGTGAAGGTGAAACCACTGATTTATTAGGCCAATGGGTATTGGTACACGTTGGGTTTGCTATGAGTATCATCAATGAAGAAGAAGCACAATCTACCTTGGATGCCTTAACCGCGATGAGTCAATTAGACCATGAAGTTGGTGATTTTAGCGGTTTAAATGCAGGAGCAACAGATGCAGTACGTCGATGA
- the hypB gene encoding Hydrogenase isoenzymes nickel incorporation protein hypB, translated as MCSTCGCASRERKIEGDDHHHGHDHHHDHDHHDHHHDHESHGQTVIIHHHYYHQGDVHNHYHQYEPAPAENKSKKHKHKHKHKHIYQTAEASFKPAGEHHDLDYGHGEAGTHAPGISQKRMLQIEMDVLDKNNHLAEHNREDFNQKNILVLNLVSSPGSGKTTLLTETLLRLRDKINCAVIEGDQQTTNDAQRIRETGVPAIQVNTGKGCHLDAQMVHDATARLDLSDNSLLFIENVGNLVCPASFDLGERHKVAVLSVTEGEDKPLKYPHMFAAADIMLLNKIDLLPYLNFDVDACIANAKQVNPNIQVIQVSATRGEGMDAWLAWLETQLCA; from the coding sequence ATGTGTAGTACTTGTGGATGTGCATCGAGAGAGCGAAAAATTGAGGGGGATGACCATCATCATGGTCACGACCACCACCACGATCACGACCATCATGACCACCACCATGATCATGAATCTCACGGGCAAACAGTGATTATTCATCACCATTACTATCATCAAGGTGATGTGCATAACCATTATCACCAATATGAACCCGCACCTGCTGAAAATAAATCTAAAAAGCATAAACACAAACATAAGCATAAACATATTTATCAAACGGCTGAGGCGAGTTTTAAACCAGCTGGGGAACACCATGACCTTGATTACGGTCACGGTGAAGCGGGTACCCATGCTCCGGGGATCAGCCAAAAGCGCATGCTACAAATTGAGATGGATGTATTAGATAAAAATAACCATCTGGCGGAGCATAACCGCGAGGATTTTAACCAGAAAAATATTTTGGTATTGAACCTCGTTTCTAGCCCAGGTTCTGGAAAAACGACCTTACTCACAGAAACCTTATTAAGGCTACGTGACAAAATCAATTGTGCAGTGATTGAAGGTGACCAACAAACCACTAATGATGCACAACGGATCCGCGAAACGGGTGTGCCTGCGATTCAAGTGAATACAGGAAAAGGCTGTCACTTAGATGCACAAATGGTACACGATGCAACGGCACGTTTAGATTTATCAGATAACAGCCTGTTATTTATCGAAAATGTTGGGAACCTCGTGTGCCCTGCCAGTTTTGACTTAGGGGAGCGCCATAAAGTGGCGGTGCTGTCGGTCACGGAAGGGGAAGATAAACCTCTCAAATATCCACATATGTTTGCGGCAGCAGATATTATGTTATTGAATAAAATTGATTTATTGCCATACCTGAATTTTGATGTCGATGCGTGTATTGCCAATGCCAAACAGGTGAACCCCAATATCCAAGTTATTCAAGTGTCTGCGACACGTGGCGAAGGGATGGATGCATGGCTGGCATGGTTGGAGACACAGCTATGTGCTTAG
- the hypA gene encoding hydrogenase nickel incorporation protein HybF: MHEISLCQSTIEIIEQQVKKNTVSRVTGVWLEIGALSCVEESAFRFSFDVVCRGTVAEGCQLHIIYSPAQAWCWDCSETVEVDSHQSVCPRCQGLNLKVESGESLRIKELEVE; the protein is encoded by the coding sequence ATGCATGAGATTTCGTTATGCCAAAGTACGATAGAAATTATTGAACAGCAGGTGAAAAAAAATACAGTTAGCCGAGTCACTGGTGTTTGGCTTGAAATTGGTGCGCTCTCTTGTGTTGAAGAGAGTGCCTTTCGCTTCAGCTTTGATGTCGTTTGCCGTGGTACGGTTGCAGAAGGCTGCCAGCTCCACATCATTTACTCGCCCGCACAAGCATGGTGTTGGGATTGCAGTGAAACGGTGGAGGTAGACAGCCACCAATCGGTTTGTCCACGCTGTCAGGGGCTGAACCTGAAAGTTGAGAGTGGAGAGAGTTTGCGCATCAAAGAGTTGGAAGTGGAATAG
- the hybE gene encoding Hydrogenase-2 operon protein hybE: MPDEILGYDTNPRPLVEAAFTRVAEQSMHDLSFLHPTMPVHASEFSLFDGQWVGVVITPWMLSAIILPGPEQYWPHRVVGDKVGLILPYGEMTYTVGELDGLTQYVACSLMSPLEKKMTPEQGIHLVDDCQRILLSLPVSDPNIPQAPERRALFTRHLRGQDA, translated from the coding sequence ATGCCGGATGAAATCTTAGGTTATGACACTAACCCTCGGCCTCTAGTGGAGGCCGCATTTACGCGCGTTGCTGAACAATCAATGCATGATTTGTCATTTTTGCATCCAACGATGCCAGTGCATGCCAGTGAATTCTCACTGTTTGACGGGCAATGGGTGGGCGTGGTGATCACGCCATGGATGCTCAGTGCGATTATTCTACCGGGGCCTGAACAATATTGGCCTCACCGCGTGGTCGGTGACAAGGTTGGGTTAATTCTTCCCTATGGTGAAATGACGTATACCGTGGGTGAATTAGACGGTTTAACTCAATATGTTGCTTGCTCATTAATGTCACCATTAGAAAAGAAAATGACACCGGAACAAGGTATTCACCTAGTGGATGATTGCCAGCGAATATTGCTATCGCTCCCAGTGAGTGACCCAAATATTCCTCAAGCACCTGAACGCAGGGCATTGTTTACCCGTCACTTAAGGGGGCAGGATGCATGA
- the hybD gene encoding Hydrogenase 2 maturation protease encodes MRILVLGVGNILLSDEGIGVRIVEALEQRYHLPECVEVLDGGTAGMELIGPMADRDHLIIADVVLSSQQAGSILVLRDDEVPALFTRKISPHQLGLSDVLSALHLTDEFPQKLTLVGVVPESLEPHIGLTATGQAALEPALQKVIEVLRSEGLEIIAKEESLHAG; translated from the coding sequence ATGCGTATTTTAGTCTTAGGTGTTGGCAATATACTGCTCAGCGATGAAGGTATTGGGGTACGCATCGTTGAGGCTTTAGAACAGCGCTATCATCTACCTGAATGCGTAGAAGTACTTGATGGCGGAACGGCAGGAATGGAGCTAATTGGCCCAATGGCGGATAGAGACCATTTAATTATTGCCGACGTCGTGTTATCGAGCCAGCAGGCTGGCTCGATTTTAGTCTTGCGCGATGACGAAGTTCCTGCGTTATTTACGCGTAAAATCTCCCCGCATCAACTCGGTTTATCAGATGTGCTATCGGCTTTGCATTTAACCGATGAATTCCCACAGAAGCTAACATTAGTGGGTGTTGTGCCTGAATCCCTCGAACCGCATATTGGTTTGACAGCAACTGGGCAGGCCGCTTTAGAGCCTGCTTTACAAAAGGTCATTGAGGTTTTGCGAAGCGAAGGCTTGGAAATCATAGCAAAAGAAGAGAGTTTGCATGCCGGATGA
- the hybC gene encoding Hydrogenase-2 large chain precursor translates to MSQRITIDPVTRIEGHLRIDCEIEDGKVTKAWASGTMWRGMEEIVKGKDPRDAWMIMQRICGVCTTVHGIVSVRTIESALNIDVPVNAQYIRNMILAAHTIQDHIVHFYQLSALDWVDITSALNADPNKAAEILRGVSTWPLNSPEEFTRVQDKIKKLVASGQLGIFANGYWGHPAMKLSPEVNLIAVAHYLQALECQRDANRIVALLGGKTPHIQNLAVGGVANPINLDGVGVLNLERLMYVKSFIDRLGDFIEQVYKIDAAVIAAGYPEWLEVGQGAKHYMCMPEMPMDGKNGSFLLPGGYLENSDFSTYRPITSHTDEYLINGIKESSKHAWYKENEPQAPWEGTTNPDYTGWDDDGKYSWVKAPTFYDKTVEVGPLADLLCKLAAKHEPTEKHFNDVVNLYQTLTGNSISVDQLHSTLGRIIGRSVRCCVLNETLSIQWQALVDNIAKGDHTTFVKPIFPENVTIKGVGFGEVPRGLLSHWVVIKDGKIENYQAVVPSTWNSGPRNFNDEPGPYEQALVGTPVADPSKPLEVVRTIHSFDPCMSCAVHIVDPEGGEVTKVKVL, encoded by the coding sequence ATGAGCCAACGTATAACAATAGACCCAGTCACTCGTATCGAAGGTCACTTACGCATTGATTGTGAAATTGAAGATGGAAAAGTCACCAAGGCTTGGGCTTCAGGCACGATGTGGCGCGGTATGGAAGAGATAGTCAAAGGGAAAGACCCCCGTGATGCTTGGATGATTATGCAGCGTATCTGTGGGGTTTGTACTACAGTGCACGGTATTGTATCGGTACGCACCATTGAAAGTGCCTTAAATATTGATGTCCCTGTTAATGCGCAGTATATCCGTAATATGATTCTAGCCGCGCATACCATTCAAGACCATATTGTTCATTTCTATCAATTATCTGCGTTAGATTGGGTGGATATCACCTCTGCGCTGAATGCAGACCCCAATAAAGCGGCCGAAATCCTAAGAGGCGTTTCGACGTGGCCACTGAATAGCCCAGAAGAGTTCACACGAGTTCAAGACAAAATTAAAAAACTGGTTGCCAGTGGGCAATTGGGTATTTTTGCTAATGGGTATTGGGGGCACCCAGCGATGAAGCTGTCGCCTGAGGTAAACTTAATTGCCGTGGCCCACTATTTACAAGCCCTTGAATGTCAGCGAGATGCTAACCGTATTGTGGCATTATTAGGCGGGAAAACACCGCATATTCAAAACCTTGCAGTTGGTGGTGTGGCAAACCCTATTAACCTTGATGGTGTCGGGGTTCTGAACCTTGAACGTTTGATGTATGTGAAATCCTTTATTGACCGTTTAGGGGATTTTATTGAGCAAGTGTATAAGATTGACGCAGCAGTGATTGCCGCGGGCTACCCTGAATGGCTCGAAGTCGGTCAAGGCGCGAAACATTACATGTGCATGCCTGAAATGCCAATGGATGGTAAAAACGGGAGCTTCCTATTACCGGGCGGTTATCTTGAAAACAGCGATTTTAGTACTTATCGCCCCATTACTAGCCATACAGACGAGTATTTGATCAACGGTATCAAAGAAAGTAGCAAACATGCATGGTACAAAGAAAATGAACCTCAAGCACCGTGGGAAGGTACCACGAACCCAGATTACACCGGTTGGGATGATGACGGTAAATATTCATGGGTAAAAGCACCGACTTTCTATGATAAAACCGTCGAAGTGGGGCCATTAGCAGACTTACTGTGCAAACTAGCGGCAAAACATGAACCGACAGAAAAACACTTTAATGATGTGGTAAACCTGTATCAAACATTGACAGGTAACAGTATTAGTGTGGATCAACTGCATTCAACATTGGGGCGGATTATCGGACGTAGTGTTCGTTGCTGTGTATTGAATGAAACCTTGTCAATTCAATGGCAAGCGCTGGTGGACAACATCGCAAAAGGGGATCACACCACCTTTGTAAAACCAATTTTCCCAGAAAATGTCACTATTAAAGGTGTTGGTTTTGGTGAAGTACCTCGAGGTTTGTTATCCCACTGGGTGGTTATCAAAGACGGTAAAATTGAAAATTACCAAGCGGTAGTACCTTCTACTTGGAACTCCGGCCCTCGTAATTTCAATGATGAGCCGGGCCCTTATGAGCAAGCATTGGTAGGAACTCCCGTTGCTGACCCATCTAAACCCCTTGAGGTGGTGCGAACCATTCACTCATTTGACCCTTGTATGTCTTGTGCGGTGCACATTGTTGACCCTGAAGGTGGCGAAGTCACTAAGGTTAAGGTGCTGTAA
- the hybB gene encoding Probable Ni/Fe-hydrogenase 2 b-type cytochrome subunit encodes MLICVILIVKRLVFGLGSVSDLNGGYPWGIWIAFDLLIGTGFACGGWALAWAVYVFNRGEYHPLVRPALLASLFGYSLGGLSITIDVGRYWNLPYFYIPGFFNTNSVLFETAVCMTIYIGVMALEFAPALCERFGWKVSLKRLNKVMFFIIALGALLPMMHQSSMGSLMISAGYKVHPIWQSYEMLPLLSLLTAFIMGFSIVIFEGSLLQAALRGQGADERPLFVRITRILQVLLVLFLVCRFGELIYRDKLHHIFNTDFYAMMFWIETALMVFPLIIFRMPSLRNDSRWLYASGLSMLIGAAMWRMSYSLVAFNPGGGYDYFPTTEELLISIGFVAIEVCAYILLIRLLPVIPALKKTTMSHSEARGKA; translated from the coding sequence GTGCTGATTTGTGTCATCTTGATAGTTAAACGTTTAGTCTTCGGCCTAGGTTCAGTTTCTGACCTAAATGGTGGCTATCCTTGGGGAATTTGGATTGCTTTTGACTTACTGATTGGAACCGGTTTTGCTTGTGGTGGTTGGGCGCTGGCTTGGGCAGTATATGTATTTAACCGCGGTGAATATCATCCGTTAGTGCGTCCCGCACTATTAGCCAGTTTGTTCGGTTACTCTCTCGGTGGGTTGTCCATCACCATTGACGTAGGTCGCTACTGGAACTTGCCTTACTTTTACATTCCTGGTTTCTTTAACACCAATTCGGTGCTGTTTGAAACTGCGGTTTGTATGACGATTTATATTGGTGTGATGGCATTGGAATTTGCCCCCGCACTGTGTGAACGTTTTGGTTGGAAAGTTTCGTTAAAACGCTTAAATAAAGTGATGTTTTTCATTATTGCGCTAGGAGCGTTATTGCCGATGATGCACCAATCATCAATGGGTTCATTGATGATTTCGGCAGGGTATAAAGTTCATCCTATTTGGCAAAGTTATGAAATGCTGCCATTACTCTCATTACTAACCGCATTCATTATGGGCTTTTCGATTGTCATTTTTGAAGGGTCATTACTCCAAGCCGCATTACGTGGGCAGGGCGCAGATGAACGACCACTGTTTGTTCGTATCACTCGTATCTTGCAGGTACTGTTAGTACTGTTTTTGGTCTGTCGTTTTGGGGAGCTGATTTATCGAGATAAATTGCACCATATCTTCAATACCGATTTCTACGCCATGATGTTCTGGATAGAAACCGCATTAATGGTTTTCCCATTGATTATTTTCCGCATGCCATCACTAAGAAATGATTCACGGTGGTTATATGCAAGCGGTTTAAGCATGTTGATTGGCGCTGCCATGTGGCGGATGAGCTATTCCCTCGTTGCATTCAACCCCGGAGGCGGATACGACTACTTCCCAACAACAGAAGAACTTTTAATTTCAATAGGTTTCGTGGCAATAGAGGTATGCGCTTATATCTTATTGATCCGCTTATTACCTGTTATTCCAGCATTGAAAAAAACAACGATGAGCCATTCAGAGGCCCGAGGTAAAGCATGA
- the hybO gene encoding Hydrogenase-2 small chain precursor, with protein sequence MIGDNSIISSHGINRRDFMKLCTALAATMGLSGKAAAQIAESISDPARPPVIWIGAQECTGCTESLLCSTHPTLENLILDTISLEYHEVLSAAFGEQVEQNKHNAIEKYKGKYVLVVDGSIPLKDNGIYCMVAGKPIVEHIREVAEHAAAVIAIGSCASWGGVAAAGDNPTGAVGLNQVIKDKTVINIPGCPPNPHNFLATVAHLITFNRPPKLDSKNRPMFAYGRLIHEHCERRPHFDAGRFAKEFGDDGHREGWCLYHLGCKGPETYGNCSTLQFCDVGGVWPVAIGHPCYGCNEENVGFHKAIHQLASVENPTPRVDKPDVNNREGGQISSTAVGLIGGVVGLVAGVSVMAVRELGRQKRQQDTDSRGRITVNRRNFLKLSAGGALLAGSSPSLAGPENRPPIPNSLGMLYDSTLCIGCQACVTKCQDINHPERNPVGEQTWSNNDKLTPYTNNIIQVWSSGTGVNKDQEKDGYAYIKKQCMHCVDPNCVSVCPVQALKKDPKTGIVHYDASVCTGCRYCMVACPFNIPKYAYDDKFGAIHKCELCNQKGVERLDKGGLPGCVEVCPTGAVIFGTREELLAEAKRRLTFKVGDEYGYPRQTLHSNDPNVIKVPKYEAHVYGELEGGGTQVIVLSGVPYQNLGLPELEQLSTGARSEYVQHTLYKGMVLPLAALAGLSFLVYRNTKNDKHEGDDSNDDAS encoded by the coding sequence ATGATAGGAGATAACTCTATTATTTCTTCGCATGGCATTAACCGCCGTGATTTTATGAAGTTATGTACAGCACTGGCCGCGACAATGGGATTAAGCGGGAAGGCTGCAGCCCAAATAGCGGAATCTATTAGTGATCCAGCACGGCCACCGGTCATTTGGATTGGTGCCCAAGAGTGTACGGGATGTACAGAATCTTTGTTGTGTTCCACTCATCCTACGTTAGAAAATTTAATTCTCGATACCATTTCATTGGAATACCACGAGGTGTTGTCTGCTGCCTTTGGTGAGCAAGTTGAGCAAAACAAACATAACGCAATTGAAAAGTACAAAGGAAAATATGTTTTAGTTGTCGATGGTTCTATCCCACTAAAAGATAACGGTATTTATTGCATGGTAGCGGGTAAGCCGATTGTTGAGCATATTCGTGAAGTGGCTGAACACGCCGCAGCTGTGATTGCGATTGGTTCTTGCGCTTCGTGGGGCGGTGTTGCTGCAGCAGGCGATAACCCAACAGGAGCTGTGGGTTTAAACCAAGTGATTAAAGATAAAACAGTTATCAATATTCCAGGTTGCCCGCCTAATCCACATAATTTCCTTGCGACAGTCGCGCACTTAATTACGTTTAATCGCCCACCAAAATTGGATAGTAAAAATCGTCCAATGTTCGCGTACGGTCGTTTAATTCATGAACACTGTGAGCGTCGCCCTCATTTTGATGCGGGCCGCTTCGCAAAAGAGTTCGGTGATGATGGTCATCGTGAAGGTTGGTGTTTATACCATTTAGGCTGTAAGGGGCCTGAAACTTACGGGAACTGTTCCACATTACAATTCTGTGATGTTGGCGGTGTCTGGCCTGTGGCAATTGGTCACCCTTGTTATGGCTGTAATGAGGAAAATGTAGGCTTTCACAAAGCGATCCATCAGTTGGCGAGCGTGGAAAACCCAACACCACGGGTGGATAAACCGGATGTCAATAATCGTGAAGGTGGCCAAATTTCATCTACTGCTGTGGGATTAATCGGTGGTGTTGTCGGGTTAGTGGCTGGCGTCAGCGTGATGGCGGTACGTGAATTAGGCCGTCAAAAACGCCAACAAGATACTGACTCACGGGGGAGAATAACCGTGAATAGACGAAATTTTCTGAAACTCTCCGCGGGGGGAGCATTACTTGCGGGAAGTTCACCCAGTTTGGCGGGGCCTGAAAACCGTCCGCCGATTCCCAATTCTTTGGGAATGCTATATGACTCGACCCTGTGTATTGGGTGTCAGGCATGCGTGACAAAATGCCAAGATATTAACCATCCGGAACGTAACCCGGTCGGGGAACAAACTTGGTCAAATAATGACAAACTAACCCCTTATACCAACAATATTATTCAGGTTTGGAGTAGCGGAACAGGCGTTAATAAAGACCAAGAAAAAGACGGTTACGCCTACATTAAAAAACAATGTATGCATTGTGTTGACCCTAACTGTGTGTCGGTTTGCCCTGTTCAAGCCCTGAAGAAAGACCCAAAAACTGGCATTGTTCATTACGATGCCAGCGTATGTACCGGCTGCCGTTATTGCATGGTGGCGTGTCCTTTTAATATTCCGAAATATGCCTACGATGACAAATTTGGCGCAATTCATAAATGCGAGTTATGTAACCAAAAAGGTGTCGAACGTTTAGATAAAGGCGGCTTACCCGGTTGTGTTGAAGTTTGTCCAACGGGCGCGGTGATTTTCGGAACGCGAGAAGAATTGCTCGCGGAAGCCAAAAGACGCTTAACATTCAAAGTGGGTGATGAGTACGGTTACCCACGACAAACCTTACATAGCAATGACCCGAATGTCATTAAAGTACCGAAATATGAGGCTCATGTTTATGGCGAGCTCGAAGGCGGTGGCACGCAAGTTATTGTTCTTTCAGGTGTACCCTATCAAAACCTTGGGCTGCCTGAGTTAGAACAGTTGTCCACAGGAGCCCGTTCTGAGTATGTGCAGCACACGCTTTATAAAGGCATGGTACTGCCATTGGCCGCGTTGGCTGGGTTGAGTTTCTTGGTGTATCGCAATACCAAGAATGACAAACACGAAGGAGATGACTCAAATGACGACGCATCATAA
- the hypF_1 gene encoding Carbamoyltransferase hypF, whose translation MPPSDGLRVLLKSPAAPIVLIKNWKNHVLSQYIAPNLAEVGVMLPSNPLQHLLMAQVNRPLVMTSGNVSGKPPVLSEQAALADLANIADVYLTHNRDIVQRADDSLVRYHDGKAEMLRRARGYVPDAIDLPEGFENSPSILALGADLKNTFCLLRDKSAVMSQHFGDLDDMDIFEQYQSAIALFESIYRFTPAAIVSDRHPSYVSTRYGEALSQQLQIPLLKVQHHHAHIAAVMAEDGLPLNSNKVIGLALDGLGYGDDDRLWGGECLLVDYKSSQYLGGLPPVALPGGELASRQPWRNFLAHCLQFVPQWQKQESAAYLMSFPWQGLQKAIEKGINSPMASSTGRLFDAVAAALGICTAQTSWEGEAACQLEAIAMKSPVTTHPVTMPLVGQQLDLHTFWQQWMTYCAPKPQRAHAFHVALAQGFAELARKSANQYGTKQIVLSGGVIHNQLLRELLVNNLSEFDVLYAKQFPMGDGGLSLGQVAIASAILKHESIIDE comes from the coding sequence ATGCCGCCTAGTGATGGGCTACGTGTATTATTAAAAAGCCCAGCAGCCCCGATTGTATTGATCAAAAATTGGAAAAATCATGTATTAAGCCAATATATTGCGCCAAACCTAGCGGAAGTCGGTGTCATGTTGCCGTCTAATCCGTTGCAACACCTATTGATGGCACAAGTTAATCGCCCATTAGTGATGACGTCAGGAAATGTATCTGGAAAGCCTCCTGTGTTGAGTGAGCAAGCTGCGCTGGCAGATTTAGCCAATATCGCTGACGTTTACCTCACTCATAACCGCGATATCGTCCAACGCGCAGATGACTCATTGGTGCGTTATCATGATGGGAAAGCGGAAATGCTCCGCCGTGCGCGGGGCTATGTTCCTGATGCCATTGACTTACCTGAAGGGTTTGAAAATTCGCCATCAATACTGGCCTTAGGGGCGGATCTTAAAAATACCTTTTGTTTATTGCGAGACAAAAGTGCGGTAATGAGCCAACATTTTGGCGATCTTGATGACATGGATATTTTCGAACAATATCAGTCTGCGATTGCATTATTTGAATCTATTTATCGTTTCACGCCAGCAGCGATAGTCAGTGATAGGCATCCTAGTTATGTGAGTACGCGCTATGGGGAGGCGTTATCACAGCAATTACAAATTCCATTACTAAAAGTGCAGCATCATCATGCGCATATTGCTGCGGTAATGGCCGAGGATGGCTTACCGTTAAATAGTAATAAAGTTATTGGGTTAGCTCTCGATGGGTTGGGGTATGGCGATGACGACCGCTTATGGGGAGGTGAATGCTTACTGGTGGATTATAAGTCCAGTCAATATCTAGGGGGGTTACCTCCAGTTGCACTACCGGGAGGGGAATTAGCTTCTCGCCAGCCATGGCGTAATTTCCTTGCTCATTGTTTACAGTTTGTTCCCCAGTGGCAAAAGCAAGAAAGTGCCGCTTATTTAATGTCATTTCCTTGGCAAGGCTTACAAAAAGCAATTGAAAAAGGAATTAATAGCCCAATGGCTTCATCCACTGGGCGGCTTTTTGATGCGGTTGCTGCAGCGTTAGGTATTTGTACGGCGCAAACCAGTTGGGAAGGGGAAGCCGCTTGCCAACTTGAGGCGATTGCAATGAAGTCACCTGTGACTACGCATCCGGTCACTATGCCGTTAGTTGGTCAACAATTGGATTTACACACATTTTGGCAACAATGGATGACGTACTGTGCGCCTAAACCACAACGGGCGCATGCATTTCATGTGGCATTAGCGCAAGGTTTTGCCGAGCTTGCAAGGAAATCAGCGAACCAATATGGTACTAAGCAAATTGTTTTGTCAGGTGGTGTGATTCATAACCAACTATTGCGAGAGCTATTAGTGAATAATCTATCTGAGTTCGATGTGTTATATGCAAAACAATTTCCCATGGGTGATGGGGGGCTATCACTTGGGCAGGTAGCTATCGCTTCTGCAATATTGAAACATGAATCTATTATTGATGAATAG